The sequence AAAAGGCTACCAATCTCAAGAAACAAGCAACTGGTGGTCTTTTTCAGCGGTGGACCTTCGACCAGGATCACATCCATGGCCTACCCGACGGCTTCGAGCAAGGCATTTCCGTTGATGGGTTACCTGCCACGTGGGCTGTACAGGCAAGTACAAACGCACCTTCTGTGCCAAATGTCGTTGCCGGCTCATCCATCTGCGCGCAGGGGTGCTATCAGGTGTTGATGGCCAAGGAGTTGGAGTATGAATATCCGGATCTCAGCGTTCGCTTTTATGCGCCAGACGGTGCAGGGGCTGGGGGGCTGGTATTAGGCGCCCGTGACGCCAAGAATTTCTATGCTGCGGTAGTCGATCCAGTTCTGCGGAAAGCACAACTCATTCGTATATCCGATGGACGTGGGACGCTCCTTGCTGAAGCTTCAGTCAACCTCAAGCAGGTCGATTGGCATTCTCTGAGAGTGCAACGGAACACCATCATCAGTAAAGATTTTATCGAAGTGTATGTCGATGGAACGCTTGTGCTTTCCGTCGAGGACCAAACGCTTGCCTTAGGGCAGATTGGATTGGTCTTGGCCGGGAAATCCGCAATGTTTTTCGATAGCCTCCATGCAGTTCCCCTCTTTTCCCACCGACCACTTTCTTCACCCCCAGCCTATTAGCCCAAGCCGGGTCTGTCTCAAGCTTGCCTTTTGGGGCGGCCTGGAGTAGCATGACGCTGCCGGTTTGCGAAAGGCCTGGCAAGACCGGCGCTGAGAGTGACAAGGCCTGGACGAATGTTGTTTTGGCCCAGCCCGGGAATCTGATCGGAAGACAGAGCTAAGTCGCCGTTGTGTTGACGTCTTCGGCCCATCCCTTCCTCGTTCCTTTCTCGAGTCCAAGACAACATCTTTGTGTCAAAGAAGGAGGAGTCTGATGGGTGCGAAGATCTATGTCGGCGGATTACCCTATTCAACGACCGAGCAACAACTGAGCGACTTGTTCGCGGCCCATGGGGCCGTGGCCTCGGCGCGGATTATCACGGATAAGTTTACCGGGCAGTCTCGAGGATTCGGTTTTGTTGAAATGTCGGCAGACGCTGAAGCGCAAGCAGCGATTACTGCGTTGAACGGCACGCAGTTCGGCGGTCGTACGTTAACGGTGAATGAAGCTCGTCCTCAAGAGCCCCGTTCCGGCGGGGGAGGGCGAGGAGGATTTGGCGGCGATCGCGGTTAACCGCGAATTTGTCGTTTGTGAGACGAAGGGCTGCCGGAACCTCCGGCAGCCCTTTTTCTTTGTGCTGCCTGATCAACTGTCGTAAATAGATATGCCACTTGATATTCCGGGAGATTGTCGTGCCGCCATTTAAGCTAGAAGCTCCGTTCAAGCCCTGCGGCGATCAGCCGCAGGCCATCGCCAGGCTGACCGCTGGGGTGCAATCCGGGAAACAGCATCAGGTCTTGCTGGGAGTGACCGGATCCGGCAAGACTTTTACGATGGCGAATCTCATCGAACACTTTCAAAAACCCACGCTGGTGTTGGTCCACAATAAGACCTTAGCCGGGCAACTGTATCAGGAATTCAAGCAGTTCTTCCCGCAGAATGCGGTCGAGTATTTCGTCAGCTATTACGACTATTATCAGCCGGAAGCGTACATTCCTCAGAGCGATACCTATATTGCGAAGGATGCGTCGATCAATGACGCCATCGATCAGATGCGCCACTCCGCCACGACGGCGTTGTTGCAGCGCAATGATGTCCTGATCGTATCGTCAGTCTCCTGTATCTATGGTCTAGGGTCGCCGGAGGTCTATCACGACATG is a genomic window of Candidatus Nitrospira kreftii containing:
- a CDS encoding hypothetical protein (conserved protein of unknown function), which produces MCSVLLVASLGWPGGTSSSYGIQTETHEEKATNLKKQATGGLFQRWTFDQDHIHGLPDGFEQGISVDGLPATWAVQASTNAPSVPNVVAGSSICAQGCYQVLMAKELEYEYPDLSVRFYAPDGAGAGGLVLGARDAKNFYAAVVDPVLRKAQLIRISDGRGTLLAEASVNLKQVDWHSLRVQRNTIISKDFIEVYVDGTLVLSVEDQTLALGQIGLVLAGKSAMFFDSLHAVPLFSHRPLSSPPAY
- a CDS encoding putative RNA-binding protein RbpA, producing MGAKIYVGGLPYSTTEQQLSDLFAAHGAVASARIITDKFTGQSRGFGFVEMSADAEAQAAITALNGTQFGGRTLTVNEARPQEPRSGGGGRGGFGGDRG